In Sulfuriferula plumbiphila, the genomic window CGGTGGTTGACAGCCAAGCTTTGCAGATATAGATTGAATACGCGCCGATTTGATACAGCTTGCGGGCGCTTAATAAATTCAGCTAAAGCGGAACAGCCCGTTCCAGCTTTCCTGCTGAACGGGTTTTTTTATTTTTGGAGTGGACATGAATCACGACAACGATCAATACGACATCGAAACCCTGGGTGTGCGCGCAGGAATAGAGCGCAGTCAGTTCAACGAGCATAGCGAGGCGCTGTTCCTCACCTCCAGCTTCGTGTTCAACAGTGCAGCGCAGGCCGCGGCACGCTTCAAGGGTGAGGAACCGGGCAATATCTACGCGCGCTTCACCAACCCCACCGTGACCATGTTCGAGCAGCGCCTGGCCGCGCTGGAAGGCGCGCAACGTTGCGTTGCCACGGCCTCCGGCATGTCCGCCATCCTGGCCACGGTGATGGGGCTGCTGTCGGCTGGCGACCACATCGTTGCCTCGCGTTCCATCTTTGGCTCCACGGTGCAGTTGTTCAATAACATCATCGCGCGCTTCGGGGTAGAGACCACGCTGGTGTCGCCGACTGATGTGGACGAATGGCGACGTGCCGTACGCCCCCATACCAAACTGTTTTTCGTTGAGTCGCCCTCCAACCCGCTGACCGAAGTCAGCGACATCGGCGCGCTCGCTGCCCTGGCCAGGGAAAGCGGCGCCAGGCTCGCGGTAGACAACTGCTTCTGCTCGCCGGCGCTGCAGCGTCCGCTGGAACTGGGCGCGGATATCGTGATTCATTCCGCCACCAAATACCTGGACGGCCAGGGCAGGGTGCTGGGGGGGGCAGTGCTGGGCAGCAAGGAGCTGATGGAAGGCGTGTTCACCTTTTTGCGTACCGCCGGCCCCACCCTCAGTGCATTCAACGCCTGGGTGTTCCTGAAAGGGCTGGAGACCCTCAAGCTGCGCATGGACGCGCATTCGGCCTCGGCGTTGCAACTGGCGAGCTGGCTGGAGCAGCATCCTGGCGTGGAGCGTGTATATTATCCGGGCCTGCCATCGCACCCGCAGCATGCGCTTGCGCTGCGCCAGCAGCGCAGCGGCGGGGGCATTGTTGCCTTCGATGTGAAAGGGGGCAAGGAAGCGGCCTGGAAAGTGGTGGACGCAACCCGCATGATCTCGATCACTGCGAATCTGGGCGATGCGAAAACCACCATCACCCATCCCGCCACCACGACGCATGGCCGACTGGCGCCGGAACAGCGGATTGCGGCCAGTATCGGTGACGGGCTGTTGCGCGTGGCCGTGGGGCTGGAATCGGTGCGTGACATTCAGGCTGATTTGGCAAGAGGATTGGATACGCTATGAACAAGCTGACTAAAATCCTGCTCTGGCTGGCTATGTTATGGCCCATGTTGGGCTTGGCCGGGAATATGACTGAGCTGGACTATCTCGATCAGGATCCCGGTACCGCAGCTTATCCCACCCGCATTCTGGTCAACAAGAAATTCATGCGTATGGATTCGGGCAAGGATGCAGGTGATTTCATTCTGATGGATCGCCACGCGGGCACGGTTTACAACGTGATCCGGAGCGAGGCAAATATTTACCGCTATAATCCGCATCCGCTGACACTGGCCAAACCCACCCCATGGAAAATTCAGGAGCAAGTCAAACAGCTGCCGGGCAACACGCGTAAATTCACCCTCGGCGTCAATGGCAAGCCGTGCATGGAAATCACTGCCACGGACAATCTTTTGCCAGATGTGGTGTCAGCGCTTGCCACCTATCGGCAAACACTGACATCGGTAGAGGTGCTGACCTGGCAGCGCACCCCTGCGGAAATGCGCGATCAGTGCGATCTGGCACAACATGTGTTCGAGATTCGGCGCACCCTGCAATACGGGCTCCCCATTGAAGAGCTGTACGCCAATGGCCGCAGCCGTCGCTATGTTTCACATGGCACGCGGGCATCGCAGGCGGCGTTGTTCCAGTTGCCGCCAAAATACAAAATGGTCAATGCGGATCAGGTTCAGGGCAAGTGAGCGGATGCGCGCTGCACCCCGCCGCGTCGCAGTGCAGATAGCCCCCGCTGTCGTACCAGTCCTGCAATACCCAGCGCTCGCTGGCATGCCCGTCCACTTCTAAAACGTGACGCGCGGGGCGGTGGGTATGACCATGAATCAGGCGCGGATAGGCATATTCGCGCAGGATTTCGATCACGGCCTGGTGATTGACGTCCATGATTGCGGCGGTTTTTTCCTGTTTGGCATGTTCGCTCTGGCTGCGTGCCTGCTGCGCCATGGTGCGGCGCACGGCGAGCGGCTGTGCCAGGAAACCGGTTTGCCAGGCAGGATCGCGCACCTGCGCGCGGAAAGCCAGATAGGATCTGTCATCGGTGCACAGCGTGTCGCCATGCATCAGCAAGGTCGGCTGGCCGTACAGGTCCAGCAGCGTGGGGTCAGCCAGCAGACGCGCGCCACTGGCATCGGCAAATTGCTGCGCCAGAAAAAAATCGCGATTGCCATGCATCAAGTACACCGCTACGCCACTGTCGGAGAGCCGCCGTAATGCACCGACAACGCTGCGGCTCAACGCTGTGTCCTCATCATCGCCCACCCAGGACTCGAACAGGTCCCCGAGAATGTACAGGGCTTCGGCGCTGCGCGCGCGCGTTTCCAGGAAATCAAAAAACAGCCGGCTGATTTGCGGCCGGCTGTCGCACAGATGCAGGTCGGATATGAACAGGCTGTGCGCGCACTCGCTCATGGGATCAGGCTGTTTCGGCGCGCTCGATGATGACGTCTTCAACCGGCACATCCTGGTGTCCGGCACGGTTTCCGGTTTTGACTTTCCTGATTTTATCCACCACCTCCTGGCCTTCCACGACCTTGCCGAATACGCAGTAGCCAAAGCCTTGCGGCGTGGCCGAAGTAAAATTGAGGAAGCTGTTGTTGGCAACGTTGATGAAGAACTGTGCAGTGGCTGAGTGCGGGTCTGGAGTACGCGCCATGGCAACGGTATAGGCCTCGTTCTTGAGGCCATTACCGGCTTCGTTTTCAACGGGAGCGTGGGCCGGCTTCTGGCTCATGCCGGGTTCAAACCCACCGCCCTGCACCATGAAGCCATCAATCACGCGGTGAAAAATGGTGTTGTTATAGGCGCCGCTATTCACATAGTCGAGGAAATTGGCGACGGTTTTGGGTGCCTTGTCGGCATAAAGGTCGAGGGTGATGACGCCGTGATTGGTATGCAGTTTGACCATGGGGTATATCTCCTGATTGGGTTGAGATTTGTAATGGATCGGGATTGGGATGCGTAGGCAGCTAAACACTTACTTATTGGGAAAAGTGGAGAAAAGGTTGCAGGCAACAGCACGAAAGGGCGCGCGCTTCATTATGATATACTCGGGTGGACTGAGCCTGGAGGCCAATTCTAGCAAGAACTCCCCCTGATTCAAAATCGCCATTCACCATCTCGCCTTTATCTCCGCACGTTTTTGTCCGACACGCCATGTTGACCATCTACAATTCCTTGGGCCGCGAGAAGCAGGCCTTTGTTCCGATCAACCCTGGCCGGGTGCGCATGTATGTGTGCGGCATGACGGTGTACGACTATTGTCATCTGGGCCATGCGCGCGTGCTGGTGGTATTCGATATGGTGACGCGCTGGCTGCGCGCGTCCGGCTATGCAGTCGAGTACGTGCGCAACGTGACCGACATCGACGACAAAATCATCAAGCGTGCCGCCGAGAACAAGGAATCCATCAACGAACTCACCGCGCGCTTTATCGCCGCGATGAATGAAGATGCCGCTGCACTGGGCGTGCTGCCGCCCACCCATGAGCCGCGCGCCACCGAATTTGTCGCGCCCATGCTGCACATGATTGAAACCCTGATCGCGCGTGGCCTGGCCTACCCTGCCGCGAATGGCGATGTGTACTACGCTGTGCATGCCTTTCCCGGTTACGGCAAGCTGTCGGGCAAAACGCTGGATGAATTGCGGGCGGGCGAGCGCGTTGAGGTGGATCGGAACAAGCGCGACCCGCTTGATTTCGTGCTGTGGAAAGCCGCCAAAGCGGGTGAACCCGCGTGGGATTCGCCGTGGGGAGCAGGACGCCCGGGCTGGCATATAGAATGTTCGGCGATGGGCGAGCATTACTTCGGCGCACATTTCGATATCCACGGCGGCGGGCAGGATCTGCAGTTCCCGCACCATGAAAACGAAATCGCGCAGTCCGAGGGTGTACACAACTGTACCTTTGTGAACTACTGGATGCACAACGGTTTCGTGCGCGTGGATAACGAAAAGATGTCCAAGTCGCTGGGCAACTTTTTCACCATCCGCGAAGTGTTGACCCGCTACGATGCCGAAACCGTGCGCTTTTTCATCCTGCGCGCGCATTACCGCAGCCCGCTGAATTATTCCGACCAGCATCTGGATGACGCCCGGCAGGCGCTGACCCGGCTCTACACCGCGTTGCGGGATATTGCGCCGCTGGACATCCGGATCGATTGGACGCACCCGCAGGCGGCGCGCTTCAAGGCGGCAATGGACGATGACTTCAATAGCGCCGAGGCCATGGCGGTGCTGTTCGAGCTGGCGGGAGAAACCAACAAATCGCGCTCGGCGCAGGATGCCGCGCTGCTGCGGGCGCTCGGCGGCGTGCTGGGTTTGCTGCAAAACGACCCGGCAACCTATCTGCAGGCGCTGACCGGCAGCGCTTATTCAGCACAACAGATAGAACAGCTGATTATCGACCGCGCCATAGCGCGCAAGGCGAAAAATTTTGCCGAGGGCGATCGTATTCGCAAGCAATTGCTGGATGCCGGGATCGTGCTGGAAGACAGCGCTCAGGGTACCAGCTGGCGGCGCGAGTAATTCAGCGCCTCAGCATATTCCGGCTGGTGTGCAACGGACACCAGCCGAGCTCATTGCGAGCGCGGCCGCAATTCAATGTAAGACTCCGGTGTACACCCTCCATCCAGCCGGGTTCGCCGCCTGCGCCGGTCAATTTCCAGGCAAGACTCAATGCCGCGCCGGCAAGTTTTGGCGCAACCGGCACAGCCACGCGGCTACGCGCGCGAATCGCATCACGAAAGCTGAAGCTGTCGTCCGCAGCCAGATTGTAGGCACCCGTTGCCGGTTGCCTGAGTGCCAGTACAATCGCCGCGGCCACATCGTCTTCGTGCACACATTGCAGCAGCGGTTGCGGGTCGGGCAGGCGCACATAGCATGGCTGGCGCAGCAGGGCCTTGAGCAGCGGCTGGGCATGGGCGCCGAGGATGATGTGCGGGCGCAGACGCACTACATCCGGATAGTGAGCCGTGAGCCAGTGTTCCAGTTCGGCTTTGTGCTCGCCATACAGAAAGCCCGGGATAGGCTTGAGCGGGGCTGCTTCATTGACCAGCACGCCGCTCCCGTACACTGCCGCGCTGGACAGATGCACCTGACGTGCCACACCCGCCGCGCGGGCCGCAGCAAACAGGCGCTGCGAGGCATGCAGGTTGATTGCGCGCATGGCGTGCAGCGGGGTTCTGCCGCGCAGCACCACAAACGCCAGGTGCACCAGGCCGTCGCAGGCCTGTAGCAATGGGGCGAGACTGACATCGCGCAGATCCGCCTGGACGTGGCGGTATTTCCGGTGCTCAAACCATCCCGGCCGAATATCCAGCCCGAGCACCGATTCGATCACCGGGTCATCGCACAAGCGCGGCAACAGGGCGCGGGCAAGGTGGCTGGCGCTACCGCTAATGAATACACGCATGGCGTTCAGGTGTGGAAAGCAGGCATGACGTCCTCTGCAATGCAGTGCATGGATTCCTGGATGACCTCGGTCGGGAGCGCGCCGGCACCGACCGCACAGAGCAGATTGGTCACCCCGGCATCACGGTATTTCTGCAGTTTCCCGATACATTCTGCGGGCGTGCCCACGACTGCCATGCCGAATGTTTCCAGCAGGGTGAGGTTGATGCCGAGCTTCATCAGGCTGCGAAAGCGCCCCAGATCGTGAAAGTGTTCATAGCTGGGATAGAGTTTTTCCAGCACCGGTAATGTCGTGGCGAAGAGCGCATTGTAAAACCACGTCAATGCCGGTTTGGCGAGCTGGCGGGCGCGCTTGCCGTCGGGCAGGCAGACGATGCCGACGCTCATGCCGGCACGTGGCGCAGGTACGGCAGCCGCGCTGTCGAGATAATTGCGGATGTCGTGTTTCACCATCATCCATGGTTTGAACGGGCCCGCCAGCATCCCCAGTTGTTGCTGCGCAGCCCAGGTGAACGTATCCGGGCTGACCGCAGCGGTCCACAGCGGCGGGTGAGGGGATTGCACCGGGTAAGGCAGTATATCCAGCGCATCCAGATGATAATGCTCGCCATGAAAGGTGACCGGACGGCGCAGGAACGACTGGCGCAGGATGGCCAGCGACTCCGCCGTGCGGCTGCGGCTGTCGCTCATGGCGACGCCGAACACGCCATACTCCTGGGGCGAGAAACCACGCCCGATGCCCAGCTCCAGACGACCGCCGGTGAGGATGTCCAGCGTGGCGGCACGCTCGGCAACATGCACGGGGTGGTGGTAGGGCAGCGGCACCACGCTCAGGCCCAGACGGATGCGCCGGGTGCGCTGGCTGGCCGCGGCCAGCACCAGATCAGGCTTGGAAGAATGCGAGTAGCCACGCATGAAATGATGCTCGACCAGCCACGCACAACCGAAACCGAGGCGGTCGGCCAGCTCGATTTCGGCCAGGGTGTCGGCGCATGCCTGCGCCTCGCTGCGTGCCAGATGCGGCGGCTGGGAAATCTCGTAAAACAGGTCGAATTGCATGGCCGGAGCGGGTCACAAGGGGCTGTTATAATGCCAGCATCATGACAAATTCGCCAAGCTATACCTGTTACGTGGGCGCGCGCGGCTGGGAACACGAGGACTGGGCAGGCAGCTTTTATCCGGACGATCTCCCGGCCGACTGGCGGCTTGCCTATTACAATAATTTTTTTACCTGCTGTTACCTCGACTACCCTGCCTGGGCGCAACAGCCCGAGGCAACGCTGGCGCAGTGGCTGGCCGATACCCTGCCGCGTTTTCGCTTTGTGCTGGAGACGCCAGCCAGCCTGTCGGAAGCCGATCGCGCGCGCCTGGCAATATTGGCGCCGCGCACCGGCCTGGCTGACACTGCGGCAGCGTTGCAGGCATCTTGCATGTGGTTGCCTGATGCGCCGGACTGGCGCGCGCTGTCGGCACAAATTCAGCACCGTGCGCAAACACCGGGAATACCGTGTTACCTGATCAGTCAGACACAGGCTGTGGCTGATTTGCAACAAGCCGTCACATTGCTGGAAATCCTGGGTTATTAAATTGTTCGCGCCGTCCAGCCGTTATAAAATCCGCTCAACTTCAATTTAAGGCATATCCGTGTCGACAGATAATCTGGTCGAAATTCGCAATCTTTCTTTTGCCTATGGCAAGCGCCCGATTCTGCAAGGTGTCAATCTGACTGCCCCGCGCGGCAAGGTGATCGCCCTCATGGGGGGCAGCGGATCGGGTAAAACGACCCTGCTGCGCCTCATTGGCGGGCAGTTGCGCCCCACTGGCGGCGAAGTGCGCGTGGCCGGGCAAGTGGTGCACCGGCTTAGTCATCAGGCGCTGTTCCAGCTGCGGCGCAAGATGGGGATGCTGTTCCAGTTTGGTGCCTTGTTTACCGATCTGAGCGTGTTTGACAACGTCGCGTTTCAGATGCGTGAGCATACTGATCTGCCTGAAGCCGTCATCCGTGATCTGGTATTGATGAAGCTGCATGCAGTGGGATTGCGCGGCGCCAGCCAGCTCATGCCGGCAGAATTGTCCGGCGGCATGGCGCGGCGTGTGGCGCTGGCGCGCGCGGTGGCACTGGATCCCATGCTCATCATGTATGACGAGCCGTTTACTGGCCTGGATCCTATCTCCCTGGGCCAAATCGGCAATCTGATCCGCAGGCTGACCGATACCCTGGGTCTGACCTCGATTGTGGTCACCCACGATGTGCAGAAATCGCTGGAAATTGTTGACTACGTCTATTTCGTATCGGGTGGCGTGATCGAGGCGGAAGGCACGCCTGCGGAAATACGTGCCTCCGGCTTGCCGTTTGTGCACCAGTTTGTGCATGGCGAAGAAGACGGTCCGGTACCCTTCCATTACCCTGCGCCTGACTATGCCCAGGATCTCGGACTGGGGGCGCGCAAATGATGCGTATGGGCGTGCGTTTTTTCTCCGCCATTGGACGGCGCGTGATTGATGGCATCTGGCGCCTGGGCTACGCCGCGCGTTTTGTGGCGCTTACGCTGCTGCGCTCGGGTACCAGCCTGGCACGGTTTGGCCTGGTGATCCGCGAAATTTATTCCAGCGGCGTGTTGTCACTCATCATCATTGTGGTGTCGGGGCTGTTTGTCGGCATGGTGCTGGGCCTGCAGGGTTATGAAACCTTGAAAACCTACGGCTCGGAACAGTCCCTGGGGGTGCTGGTTGCATTGTCACTGGTGCGCGAACTGGGGCCGGTGGTGGCAGCCCTGCTGTTTGCCAGTCGCGCCGGCTCGGCGATCACCGCCGAAATCGGTCTGATGAAAACCACAGAGCAGCTCAAGGCCCTGGAAATGATGGCGATAGACCCGATAGCACGGATAGTGGCACCGCGCTTCTGGGGCGGCGTAATTTCGATGCCGTTATTGGCGGCGATTTTTTCGGTGATGGGCGTATTTGGCGGGTATTTTGTCGGCGTGGTGCTGATCGGTGTGGACGACGGCGCATTCTGGTCGCAGATGCAGGCGGCGGTGGATGTGCGCCACGATGTAATCAACGGCGTGATCAAGAGTTGTGTGTTTGGTTTCGCGGTTACGGCAATTGCGTTATTTGAAGGCTACGACGCGCCGCCCACTGCGGAGGGTGTGTCGCGCGCGACCACGCGCACGGTGGTGACTTCCTCGCTGGCGATTCTGGCACTGGATTTTGTGCTCACTGCATTCATGTTCAAAGGGGTATAGGCAAATGGAAAGAACCGCACTCGACCTGTGGGTAGGCGTGTTTGTGGCGGCGGGGCTGGCGGCTTTGCTGGTACTGGCGTTCAAGGTGGGGAACATGAGCAGCTTTAATGTGTCCGACGGCTACACGGTTACGGCACAGTTCGACAATATCGGCGGGCTCAAGCCTCGTGCAGCGGTAAAAAGCGCGGGCGTGGTGGTTGGACGGGTGAGCCAGATCGCGTTTGACGACAAGACTTACGAGGCAACGGTCACCCTGAGCCTGGACAAACGCTACACCTTCCCCAAGGACACCATTGCGGCGATTCTGACTTCGGGGTTGCTGGGGGAACAATATATTGGCCTGGATGCGGGTGGCAGTGACAAAAAATTGGCCAATGGCGATAAAATCCGGATTACCCAGTCTGCGGTGGTGCTGGAGAACCTGATTAGCCAGTTTCTCTACAACAAGGCTGCGGGCGGTTCAGCCAAATCACCGGCATCTGCCCCGGCAGGCGCGCCCGCAACCCAAGGAATTCAGCAGTGAAAATGAAAAAATCGAGCACATTATCCCGGTTCATGCTGGCGCTGGCAGTTGCGTGGCCGGCAGGCAGCTTGGCGCAAACCGTGAACCTGGCGCAGGCGGAGCAAATGAGTCTGAGCGCCGACCCGCGGGTCAAGGAACGCGAGCAACTGGTGGAATCGGCGCGCGCCCTGCTCGAACAGGCGCAGGCCAAGGATGGCTGGCGCGTTAACGCCAACCTGTTTGTGGGGCTGGCGCCCCAGGTGAACGGCGGTTTTTATCAGGGCGGCGCCCCCTCCGGCACCACGCCGCGTCGCGACGGCCCGTTTCCGGGAGGCCTGTCCGACTGGACCTCGCTGCAGGTTGCGCTGATCAAACCGCTGTTTACGTTTGGCAAAATCCAGCATTACAGCGAGGCTGCGCAGGGCAATATCGATGTCAGGCGCGGCGATGTGCGCATCAGCAGGGCGGACACGGTGCTGGACGTCAAGCGCGCTTACTACGGTTACCTGACGGCGCGGGATTTGCGCCGTTTCCTGGAAGACGTGCAGAGCCGGCTGGACAGCGCGGTGACCCGCGTTAGCCACAACCTCAAGGAGGATAATGGCCAATCCAGACAATCGGATTTGTACGCGCTGCAAGCGGCGCGCGGCATGCTGGGCAAATATCTGAGCCAGGCCAAAGCCATCGAAAAAATCAGCCTGGATGGCCTGAAGGTGCTCACCGGTGTGGGCATGGATGCCGATCTGCAAGTGGCCGACGCCAGCCTGGCGCCGGTGGCGCTGCCCCGGGATAGCCTGGCGGAACTGCAGTCGCGCGCGCTGCTGGACCGCCCGGAAATGGCGCAACTGGAAGCCGGCATGCGTGCGCGTCGCGCCCTGGTGGCCGCGAAAAAATCGGAGCAATACCCGGACGTTTATGCGGGTATTGTAGGGACGGCCAATTACGCATCGCGGCGCGATCGGCTCAACAATCCCTATATTTATGACCCGTTCAACAACGCCGGTCTGACCCCGGTGGTCGGGGTGAAATGGGACATGGAATTCGGCGTGGTGCCTGCCAAAGTGGCGCAGGAGCAGGCCGAACTGGAAGCGCTCAACTATAAAAACCAGTATGCGCAGGCCGGGATTCCGTTCCAGGTATCTGCGGCGTATCAGCAGGTTCAGGCCAACTACGACGCGCAGCGCGATCTGGCCGCAGGCGCTGCGGCGGCGCGGCGCTGGATGATATCCGCGCTGGCGGATTTTAGCGCCGGACTCGGGCATGCCGATAAAGTCGCCGAGGCCCTGAAAAGCTACGCGCTTACCCAGGCGGAGTACCTGAAAACGGTGAACGATTACAACATGGATGTTGCCCAGATGTACCGCGCTGTCGGTGAACTCAAGTAAAACCACCTCTAAAGGCCAATACAAATCATGACGCATGAGCCCCCGTTGAAATTTTTCGCAGGTGCAGGAAAATGGCTGGTCGCCGGTCTGGCTGCGCTGAGCCTGCTGGTTGTCGCGCACGGACAGGCTGCGGGCGCCGATGTGGCGCCCGATGTGCTGGTCAAGACCACCACCCAGGAAGTGGTTGCCATCCTTAAAAAGGACAAGGACATTCAGGCGGGCGACACCCGCAAGATATACGAACTGGTGGACGCCAAGATTCTGCCCAATTTCGACTTTAACCATATGACCATGCTTGCGGTGGGCAAATACTGGCCGCGTGCCACGCCCGCCCAGCGCCAGTTGCTGATCCAGGAATTTCGTACCCTGCTGGTGCGCACCTACGCCAGTTCGCTGACCGCATTCAATAACCAGGCAATCGAATTCAAGCCGTTCAGCATGGCGCCGGAGGCGACCGACGTGACGGTGCAGACCCAGGTCAAGCAGCCCGGCGCCCAGCCCATTCCAATCGACTACAGCATGGAAAAAACACCTTTCGGCTGGAAAGTCTACGATGTGGCGATTGATGGCGTGAGCCTGGTGACCAACTACCGCAGCTCGTTCGGCAGCGAAATCCGCCAGTCGGGCATTGATGGACTGATTCGTACCCTCGCCAGCCGCAATCAGCAGAATGCGGTCAGCCAGCAGGAAGCACCGGCGGCTGCACCGACCAAAAAGTCGCGTAGCACGCACAAATGACAGCAGCCGAAAATGCTATCTGCGTCCTCGGTGCGGCAGTGACCATCTCCACCACCAGCAGCGTGCTCAAGGCCTGCACCGAGGCCATCAGGCAGGGTGCCCGTGTCATAGATTTTCACCAGGTGAATGAGGTGGATTCAGCCGCGCTCGGCCTGATTATTGAATGCCGGCGTGAAGCCGAGCACGCCGGGCTTGCACTGCGTTGCATCAATCTGCCGGCCAATCTGAGAAGCCTCGCCACGCTTTACGGCGTATTGGATCTGATCCCGCAATAAATGGGTGCCACGCCTGCCATTCTGGTGCGCCGGTTGCACAAGCATTTCGGCAGCCTGCACGCGTTGCAGGGGGTTGACCTGGAAGTGCGGCAGGGCGAATTTTTTGCCCTGCTGGGTCCTAACGGTGCGGG contains:
- a CDS encoding MlaC/ttg2D family ABC transporter substrate-binding protein, which produces MKFFAGAGKWLVAGLAALSLLVVAHGQAAGADVAPDVLVKTTTQEVVAILKKDKDIQAGDTRKIYELVDAKILPNFDFNHMTMLAVGKYWPRATPAQRQLLIQEFRTLLVRTYASSLTAFNNQAIEFKPFSMAPEATDVTVQTQVKQPGAQPIPIDYSMEKTPFGWKVYDVAIDGVSLVTNYRSSFGSEIRQSGIDGLIRTLASRNQQNAVSQQEAPAAAPTKKSRSTHK
- a CDS encoding STAS domain-containing protein, which codes for MTAAENAICVLGAAVTISTTSSVLKACTEAIRQGARVIDFHQVNEVDSAALGLIIECRREAEHAGLALRCINLPANLRSLATLYGVLDLIPQ